A single Cellulomonas sp. SLBN-39 DNA region contains:
- a CDS encoding carbonic anhydrase: MSGTTSAAPGRPTTPAQAWAELRDGNVRFVDGRMEHPSQGVDHRAGLSVAQHPFAVVFGCSDSRVAAEIIFDQGLGDVFVVRTAGHVLDTTVIGSIEYGVEVLGAPLVIVLAHDSCGAVAAATEAISGGQVIPGFVQAVVDRVIPSIIGLTASGRPLDSFDAATLGHEHVLHTARQLHSYSVSLADSVAAGRCAIVAVEYTLADGRARLSHVIGDIGAGPGVVPEA; the protein is encoded by the coding sequence GTGAGCGGCACCACGAGCGCGGCACCGGGCCGCCCGACGACCCCGGCCCAGGCGTGGGCCGAGCTGCGCGACGGCAACGTGCGCTTCGTCGACGGGCGCATGGAGCACCCCTCGCAGGGCGTCGACCACCGCGCCGGGCTGAGCGTCGCCCAGCACCCGTTCGCGGTCGTGTTCGGCTGCTCCGACAGCCGGGTCGCGGCCGAGATCATCTTCGACCAGGGCCTGGGCGACGTGTTCGTGGTCCGGACCGCCGGGCACGTGCTCGACACCACGGTGATCGGCTCGATCGAGTACGGCGTCGAGGTGCTCGGTGCGCCGCTGGTCATCGTCCTGGCGCACGACAGCTGCGGCGCCGTGGCCGCCGCGACGGAGGCGATCAGCGGCGGCCAGGTGATCCCCGGCTTCGTGCAGGCGGTCGTCGACCGGGTGATCCCGTCGATCATCGGCCTGACGGCCTCGGGCCGGCCGCTGGACTCGTTCGACGCGGCGACGCTCGGGCACGAGCACGTGCTGCACACGGCGCGCCAGCTGCACTCCTACTCGGTGTCGCTCGCGGACAGCGTCGCGGCGGGCCGGTGCGCGATCGTGGCCGTGGAGTACACGCTCGCCGACGGTCGCGCGCGGCTGTCCCACGTGATCGGCGACATCGGCGCCGGCCCGGGCGTCGTGCCCGAGGCCTGA
- a CDS encoding aspartate ammonia-lyase has protein sequence MTSTTGPDVATTSGEDAAEYRTEHDTMGEVRVPVHALYRAQTQRAVENFPISGSTLERGHVEALARIKKAAALANAELGVLERDVADAIAAAADEVASGVHDAHFPVDVYQTGSGTSSNMNTNEVLATLATRSLGREVHPNDHVNASQSSNDVFPTSVHVAATAGVVRDLVPALEHLAGALEEKSAAWAHVVKAGRTHLMDATPVTLGQEMGGYAAAVRYGVERLQAALPRAAEVPLGGTAVGTGINTPAGFPQRVIALLVEDTGLPLTEARDHFEAQSSRDGLVELSGALRTIAVSLTKICNDLRWMGSGPNTGLGEIAIPDLQPGSSIMPGKVNPVVPEAVLMVCSRVVGNDATVAWAGASGSFELNVQIPVIASAVLESVRLLANASRVLADRTVAGLVANEERARALAESSPSIVTPLNRVIGYEAAAKIAKHAVKHQVTVRQATIDLGHVARGELTLEQLDAALDVLAMTRPPQA, from the coding sequence ATGACTTCCACGACCGGTCCCGACGTCGCGACCACGTCCGGCGAGGACGCTGCCGAGTACCGCACCGAGCACGACACGATGGGCGAGGTCCGCGTGCCCGTCCACGCCCTGTACCGCGCGCAGACGCAGCGCGCGGTCGAGAACTTCCCGATCTCCGGCTCCACGCTGGAGCGGGGGCACGTCGAGGCCCTCGCGCGCATCAAGAAGGCCGCCGCGCTGGCCAACGCCGAGCTCGGCGTGCTGGAGCGCGACGTGGCCGATGCGATCGCGGCGGCCGCCGACGAGGTCGCGTCCGGCGTGCACGACGCGCACTTCCCCGTCGACGTGTACCAGACGGGCTCGGGCACGAGCTCGAACATGAACACCAACGAGGTCCTGGCGACGCTCGCCACGCGATCCCTGGGCCGCGAGGTCCACCCCAACGACCACGTCAACGCGTCGCAGTCGTCCAACGACGTGTTCCCGACCTCGGTGCACGTCGCGGCCACGGCGGGCGTCGTGCGCGACCTGGTGCCCGCCCTGGAGCACCTCGCCGGCGCGCTGGAGGAGAAGTCGGCGGCGTGGGCGCACGTGGTCAAGGCCGGTCGCACGCACCTCATGGACGCGACCCCGGTGACGCTCGGGCAGGAGATGGGCGGCTACGCCGCCGCGGTGCGGTACGGCGTCGAGCGCCTGCAGGCGGCGCTCCCCCGGGCCGCGGAGGTGCCGCTCGGCGGCACGGCGGTCGGGACCGGCATCAACACCCCCGCGGGCTTCCCGCAGCGGGTGATCGCCCTGCTGGTCGAGGACACGGGCCTGCCGCTGACGGAGGCGCGCGACCACTTCGAGGCGCAGTCCTCGCGCGACGGTCTCGTCGAGCTGTCGGGTGCGCTGCGCACGATCGCGGTGTCGCTGACGAAGATCTGCAACGACCTGCGCTGGATGGGCTCCGGCCCCAACACCGGGCTGGGCGAGATCGCGATCCCGGACCTGCAGCCGGGCTCGTCGATCATGCCGGGCAAGGTCAACCCCGTGGTGCCGGAGGCGGTGCTCATGGTGTGCTCCCGGGTCGTCGGCAACGACGCGACCGTGGCGTGGGCCGGGGCGAGCGGATCGTTCGAGCTCAACGTGCAGATCCCCGTGATCGCGTCGGCCGTGCTGGAGTCCGTGCGGCTGCTGGCGAACGCCTCGCGGGTGCTCGCGGACCGCACCGTGGCCGGGCTCGTCGCGAACGAGGAGCGGGCGCGCGCCCTGGCGGAGTCCTCGCCGTCGATCGTCACGCCCCTGAACCGGGTGATCGGCTACGAGGCGGCCGCCAAGATCGCCAAGCACGCGGTCAAGCACCAG